The proteins below come from a single Paludibacter jiangxiensis genomic window:
- a CDS encoding RagB/SusD family nutrient uptake outer membrane protein, with translation MKKYIYISLTALTISLGFTSCNSFLEEDNKAGQTADLAYSTSSGIQGLMASCYSFSRGWYGKEAGLGLSEMGTDLFYYGYDNKQKSLNSYNITAQSLDDNTADNPCLDQYWEMFYCAVDACNNALVYIPKNTAISATARNQYLGEAYFLRAFYYWHMVNIWGPVPYNTVPFDKVVTTASRMPEEQVYSNMLADLDKSIEAFNAANYKVKTDGRANYWAARALKARVLLYAASWLGKNSITTNTSYTGKDLYALAQAEAEAVIGSNIASFYDNYADTWSMKNEDIATNKESIWGVRYDYDLTTTVNCIPYRYKTDASGSTLSYNGLITRTGYSRGGSAMLLMFVSMWNNGASDLGGDGKEVFVRTLGTDKTMYVTNTKTKQSVYVADTYSPYGRGFTRYLPSVYLWKLFDKYRATDQRTNATLLEAYTIAKGLEGSSTKYPNMQDTAIYYCPLDGNSPAGLAKQAWAKNRYRIQFLNNGDIPVYTSSDPATAKPTEAAKASSDVYKDTRYNTYKIGGWCSYPGIKKFLDNVYDPKYPTNDISFRDAIVLRLAEMYLIKAECQLASGDNGGALNTLNLLRAKRAISGKDNSISGTVTINTILDERAMELCGEQQRWFDLKRTHTLVDRVKAYNAQASGQVKDIHYLRPIPQAQIDAVSNKEDFKQNTGY, from the coding sequence ATGAAAAAATACATCTATATATCCTTAACAGCCTTAACCATTTCATTGGGATTTACATCCTGTAATAGTTTCTTGGAGGAAGATAACAAAGCCGGACAAACAGCCGATCTCGCTTACTCTACATCTTCCGGAATTCAAGGGTTAATGGCCTCCTGCTATAGCTTTTCGCGTGGATGGTACGGTAAAGAAGCCGGATTAGGTCTCTCAGAGATGGGAACCGACCTCTTTTACTATGGTTATGACAACAAGCAAAAGTCCTTGAACTCATACAACATCACGGCTCAGAGTCTCGATGACAACACTGCTGATAACCCATGTTTGGATCAATATTGGGAAATGTTTTATTGCGCAGTTGATGCTTGCAACAATGCTCTGGTTTATATTCCCAAGAACACGGCCATCAGTGCAACTGCCCGCAACCAATATCTCGGTGAGGCTTATTTTTTACGCGCCTTTTATTACTGGCACATGGTGAATATATGGGGACCGGTTCCTTACAACACTGTTCCTTTTGACAAGGTAGTAACCACAGCATCCCGTATGCCCGAAGAACAGGTTTACAGCAACATGTTGGCCGACCTGGACAAATCGATCGAAGCTTTCAATGCTGCTAATTACAAAGTAAAGACCGACGGCAGAGCCAACTACTGGGCTGCCCGTGCGTTGAAAGCTCGTGTATTGTTATATGCTGCTTCATGGTTAGGAAAAAACAGCATCACTACCAACACCAGTTATACAGGAAAAGATCTCTATGCCTTGGCACAAGCGGAAGCCGAAGCGGTAATCGGAAGTAATATTGCTTCATTCTACGATAATTATGCAGACACCTGGTCGATGAAGAACGAAGATATTGCCACCAACAAAGAATCAATTTGGGGTGTGAGATACGATTACGACCTGACAACAACTGTAAACTGCATTCCTTATCGTTACAAAACCGATGCAAGTGGAAGTACGTTGTCATACAATGGTTTGATTACCCGAACCGGTTACTCTCGCGGAGGTAGTGCTATGTTATTGATGTTTGTATCCATGTGGAACAACGGAGCATCTGATTTGGGTGGTGACGGCAAAGAAGTATTCGTTCGTACTTTAGGAACGGACAAAACCATGTACGTGACCAACACAAAAACCAAACAAAGTGTTTATGTAGCCGATACTTACTCACCTTACGGACGTGGATTCACCCGTTATCTCCCATCTGTCTATTTGTGGAAACTGTTTGACAAATACCGTGCAACCGACCAACGTACTAACGCTACCCTTTTGGAAGCGTATACCATCGCCAAAGGTTTGGAAGGTAGTTCTACAAAATACCCCAATATGCAGGACACAGCAATTTATTATTGTCCGTTAGACGGTAATTCTCCGGCAGGTCTTGCTAAACAGGCGTGGGCTAAGAACCGTTACCGTATTCAGTTCTTGAACAACGGAGATATTCCCGTGTACACATCTTCAGACCCGGCTACCGCTAAACCGACCGAAGCAGCAAAAGCAAGCTCTGATGTCTACAAAGATACCCGTTACAATACTTACAAAATCGGAGGATGGTGTTCTTATCCCGGCATCAAAAAATTCCTGGACAATGTATATGATCCCAAATATCCTACCAATGATATATCTTTTCGCGATGCTATCGTATTACGCCTTGCAGAAATGTACCTGATCAAGGCAGAGTGCCAGTTAGCAAGCGGAGATAATGGAGGTGCGCTTAATACCCTCAATCTATTACGTGCAAAACGTGCTATCTCGGGCAAAGACAACTCTATTTCCGGAACCGTAACCATCAACACTATTCTTGATGAACGTGCCATGGAGTTGTGCGGCGAACAACAACGCTGGTTTGACCTGAAACGTACACACACATTGGTTGACCGGGTAAAAGCT